CAGGCCCTTACTCGAACGATGTTTATCGAGTCTGATAGGACAGTAACTTAGTCTATCGCCTGCCTGTAGTCATCACACAGTATTGTTCCGCCGTGACGCGCATCCAGCAGCGTTTGGTGTATGAATGTTGACAAGGATCCTGGGTAGCTTGGAAGCCATCTTTACGCAACACATTTTTGTAAACTCACCTTCACACAACATTGTCAGCGCACCACCAACACCAACACATCATCACGACCAAGCGCACGACAATGGCCTTCGGCATCAACCACATCAAAAAGTGGTACAAGAAGCTCGCCCGCAAGACACCACCACCGTGAGCATGACTCTGCCCCTTTTCGACCGATCTCTACTGACGGATGACGATACAGACAACcacagcagcagcagcaacagCAGCAGCAAGCACCGCCGCCGCCTCCGCCACCACAGCCCTCACTCGAGGTCGACATCGCCGCCATCAGACAACTCTTCGTCGACGAGCTGGACGCGGAGATGGCCCGTCAGCTCATTGGGGTCGGCCTCAACAACATGGTTGTGCGCACCTTCCGCGTACGATCAGATCCCACCACTGTGCTGAGGTAGATGCTGACACGATATCACAGAGCGAGAACGGCCGCGCTGGGTACCTTGCGATCAACTTACGTTCATAGTGGCGCAATCAGTCTGAGACGTTTTGCCTTCCTCTCGACGATCCTCGATTTCGATTCTTTCCTCATACTACATACCGCATCGCTTCGTTACAGTCGTACCTCATACTCATCAGTCCATCCAACCCGCTCGACGACACCGTGTTACATTCGCCACCGATCGATCCGCCTCGTAAGCTCTCGCGTCCGTCCTATTCACCTATGGCAAACCCATATACAAATCCAGCATCTTCGAGTAGTTCGGCGTTCTCAATCCCGTTACAGGATTCCACCCACTAGCAGCATAGAATCCCCGCGTCCCACAGCCAGAGTTGTTGCCCACAGTGATATCAAGAAAGACCTCAGGATGAGCATAAAGAGTAGGATTCACAAAGCTAACCGTCTTCTTCCCCACTGCGAGGCGCTCCTCGTTGATGTGGTTGAGGACTGAGGCGAAGACAGGGGCCGAGGCGGATGTGCCACCGATCAGTTCGGGAAGTCCGTCGACGAAGACAACAACGTTGTCACCAGCGGCGGAGACATCGGGGTAGCCGCGGCCGGCGACGTTGTAGACGCCACCCTTTGTTACGGTCTCGGGTGGGTTGTTCATGCCGGAGGTGTTGTAGGTTTTGTAATTTGGGGTGTGTTGTGTCAGATAGGTGTTGACGGCAGCGTTCTGGTATGAGGGACGAGGATCTGGATGACACGGTCAGTTGGGCAGAAATATGGAGCTGACGCTGACAGCTTACAGATATTCGAGAAGCCTCCACCTGATAGAAAGCGGATAACAGCAACCTCAGCATCCGCCTGGGCAGAAGACCCGGGTGGCAAATATGTTGCGCCAGCGGCGGTAATGTATGGGCAAGAGGCTGGGAAATCTGGGTTGAACACCTCGCCATTACCGAGACAGCCTGCGAGAGAAGTTCGGCGACTACACCCAATGAACTCTCGATCGATCACATAACATCAGCGTTGTTGTCAACAGTACTCCTCGCAGCAACGCCAGAATCTCCCGAAGCGATCACGACCGAGACACCCTGCATGCCGAGTTTCATGAACTCACTGCATTGACGCTGTAGATAGTTCGTGGGAAGATCATCTTCCTGTTCGCCGTAAGAGATGGAGATAACGTTGGTTGGCTTGTAGACGCCACACTGCAGTTTTCCTTGGTAGCCCAGAGGGTTTGGGTTGGGATAGACCGGATCGATGGCGGCGTTGCCTGTCTCGCCGAATACACTGTATGTGCAGTAAGAGCCGTCGATGGCATCGAGAAAGGTGTTAAGAAAGCCACCTTCACCTTCGAGGCCAGAGGCGTAGAAGATCTCGTCCGTCTGGAAGAGGATGCTGTTTTGTGGATAGATGATTGGGTCTGCGACGATGTTAGTACACATCAGAACTGGGAAGGCTGGCGAAGGTCTTCAACATACAAGAGATCTGGAAGTCAAGATCACTTTCGCCACCGGCGAACACGCCCGGAGCAAAACCACTGTCGACACCCTCCAGCTTCGGCCTCGTGGTAAGCGGAATGTACGGGGCCAACGTCGCAAAGAGCTCGATTAGATCCTCAGACGCATAGAAATCGCCTTCCTCGAAGATACCGAGCTCGTTACCCTTCGCAGCCTTGGTAGCCTTGGAGATGTTGTACATCTCAGCAATGCATGGCGGTGTGATGTACTTGTCGCAGTTCGCCAGCTCGAAGCCAGTCGCATTCAGTACGGAAAGGTCGATGGGAATTCTTCCAGCGAAGATTGGAGTCGAGAAGTTCTGGTTGCCGTAACCCTCTCTTCTCGATGTCTCGCTTTCGGCCGTCCAGGGGCTTGTCGTTGGAGGCTTTACCACCAGCCAGGAGATTCAAGCCTGGAGTGACGTAGTCGACATGCTTAGAGACGTGCTCGGGAGGGAAGTACTCGTCGCAAGCAACGTGGCTTTGGCCGGTGGCTGCATTCTCGAATTGATAGTACTTTGTCTTGAGCAGACGTTCAGCCTCTTCGACCTTGACGTCAAGCTGGATCCATTGCTTGTCCGCGGAGTGACCGATTCGCTGGGCGGCGATGCCGGCGTCCTTGAGCCAGGAGTGGACGGCGTCTACAGCATGCCGAAGCGTGGCGAGCTTGGGTGAGAGCTGGGTCTGGTATTAGCATCGCGCATTCACACCTTGGCGAATATGCTTACACCTCCTCCAGAAGTGCATGTCCATGTCCGTTGTCGAGGTTTGGCTGCTTAAGACCGATTCCCATTGGCAGAACAGCTGAGCCATGGAGCTCGCCTTGGCGGACCCATTGCTTCAGTGAGAGAAGATCGCTTCTCGTGACTGACATAGCCAGAAGGAGTAGAAACAGCATAGGCAGTCACTACTAGGCTGCAGAAGTGTCGAACAACAACTTGGTCGCCGGTGCAAAGAGCTCGTATCGTGGGACACATTACGAAGAGCAGGGATAGTGCTCCTCTTATGGCGATCTCCCTTCTCGATAATGCCACGGAAGCACACGACATCAAAAGGTATAAAGCGACCTCAACATCTGCATTTGGTCATGATCGACAGCCACATTGGCCATATAGCAGCGTTAGCAGCCCTTCCACGTCCGCCACTATGTATGCTCTCTAAGAAGCCCAAAGACAATTGTTGGAAGCACTGGTTGAACAAGCAACACCAAGGGCCTCGGCCAGGCAGTCAAGACGCCATAAGCTCATCGAAGCTGTATCAACCTCAGCGAGTGTACAAGCCATGTTGCCGAAAAAGCAGGATGACTTCGGCAGATATGGTTGCAGTTCGCAAATTGGCTCGACCTCCGCTTAGATTGGTGTCGATCCATGCGGCTACTGTGCCGCCTTCGTCAACATCGTGCGACTCGTCAGCATTCGCTGGATGTTTCGATCGCACAACCTCATCGGCTGTGCGGTACTCTCTAGAAATGTCGTTATAGTAATTTGGCCAGCAGAGCTGCCATCTTGCCTCCATCCTCCGCGCGAATTTGCTCGGACAATCCTTTGAGAACATGACCACGGCGTGCTGACAAGAATCTGTCTGCCCAAAAGGCAGTGATGCGGAGAACAAGGAGGATGTAAGAAGGCATGTAAAGGCGCGATGCTGGATTCGCTTCCGGGTCATTGCCTTTACTCACACTTGTGCCATTGTTCACGAGCCATTGCATTTTTCCCTGTGTGTCAAAACCCTACCATTGACAGAAGGGGGTGTCAGGGTACTTGCAACCATTCATTATATCAGTCCATTGCGTCAAGTAACATGGTTATCTCCGATGCTGCTCAATAGAAGCTCGGCACATCTACAATGCAGACGGATGGCCGCGAGTCTTCCGCGAGCAGCAAACATGTCTACCACCTTCTGCAGCTCAAGATGGTCCAAACGAATTGGCAGACCAGGCTATCGACGCTGTAGTGGAGTCCGATCAGATCATTCCAGTCAACAACAGCAGCGGCGACCTTCGAGCCGCAGCTGGGGAGCATCTAGTGTTCCAAGACGATCTATTCTAGGTTTACGAAGACATTTTCAGAAGATACGGCCTTCGACAGCAATTCCTGACCAAGAACACTTTCTCCATCACCTTGTGCAGCCCAGACGATCTCGTACCGGTCGACTTCGCCGGCCACCGCTTCTACTCCATCGGGCTCACTACCTACCAGCGCCACCTCTTACAATATGTCAAGCACCTGGTAGTTCTTATTTGCCTCCACGACTACGACTCGTTCGACACCTATTGCCGTGGCTCCGCGTTGGGCCCTGCGATTGTCGATACCTTGGTCAACTCCGCCGGCAAGCCTTTCGAGTCAATCTTGGTCCACTTCCACTTCGATAACAGAACTCGGGTCTCCTGGGTGATGCGGACGTTCGGGATGTACAACATGGTCCTTGGTATGGTGTTTGGTGGCGAGCTTCCGCAGTGCGCTCATCAGCTTGGCTTCGCGCTGACGGATGGGTCGTCGCATCCCGCATTGGACCCGGGCCTGGTACATGAGAGCAGTGAGGAGGCGACTATCATGAACTGGACGGTGGACGAGGCAAGTGGACTGGCCACCGCGGTGGTGGAAACGCTTTTTGAGCAGGTGAGAGGCCAGCCGTTGCAGCTTGTTTGGAGGTGATCAAGTTCGTTGGAAGGCCTGCGCAGCGATATTGGCGCGTTTCTGAGCATCGGCACGCGTCATTACCAGATGAGACTGGCATCAGGAGTGTCACGGACAAGGAGTCCGCGGTTCTGTGCAGGCGTTGTTTGTCGTCCAGAGTGTAGCAGCTGTGCGAGTAGATTATCGACCCATTGCCGTGCGCTTCGGTGTGCTTCCAAAGCTCCTACCCTGTATACTTCTTCTCGTGTTCCAAGCTCTTCTCCGGCGCATTCTGTTGTGGTGTTTCATAAAGTCGTTCTCATCGATGGATGCGATTGTTGGTGTAGCGAAGCAGTGCACGCTTCGGCCGTTGGCTTGGATGGAAGTCTTGGAACGGCGGGAAGTCCGCAAAAGCGATCAATCGGCTTTGCAGCACATCTGGAGCAGTATCAAAGCTGTGCAATAAATTCGGCAACGCTCAATTCATGCCAAGCCTTCACATGGCACATACCACACAACAAGATATGGCTATCATACATCAACGATATGGTACGAGAGATGATGCACGATGGATCACGCCAGCAGAAACTCTCAGACGACGATCTACACGTGGTACTGCTCAATCGTCTGTGTCAGAATCGATGCAGCGTGTTCAGAGCAAAAAATGGTTACCCCCTTCGTAAGATAAACTATTGCCTACAACATTAACAGCTGAATCCATCGAACGATATGATGTGACAGTGGTGATTGTATGTCTAAGGATCAATCTGCCTGAACCAACTCGTACACTTCAACCTGACTACCACCAAAATTTGGCAAAAAAATAGAGCTGCGATAGCTTCCAATGGGTTTGAACCAATGGCTTCGGTCTTATGCTTGCCGGGAAGCCTTTGCAAGGCTTCTATAGAACGAATTAGCACTATTCCTTAATCATGGATTAGAGTCCATTTAGTTAGTGAACGCTCTAAGGCTACGCCGGTGTAGCACTTTCTGCGAACGGATCGACCCATTACGAAGCGACGAGCTTCAACCCTTGCGGCAGGAGGGTCGATGTGTCAGCAAGCTTTGATTCCATATGTATAGGTGCACCTTCTTTCGCTGCCTTACGTCATGCATGCTAACGGCCAGCTACTGTAGGTGTGAGATCCAGTCCGTGGCTCTGCTTACCGGGACTGAGCGTAGCGGAGTACTATTGTATTGTTACGATTGATACTTCACTAGCACTATGAGGTTGGAGAACGAGGTATCGCGGCTAGTATGGGCTATTCAATCTGCTACTCATCCCCTTCAACCAAGTGTGCTGTTCACAGCGGCGACACTGCTGCTTTGCCTTTGACGGAAGACGATCTTGAGTGACAGAATACGATAGGACCGCCTCAAACCTGAGCGTGGCGCAAGTTCTGCAGCCACGAACGAATTTCGGTGGTCCTACAAATGCAAGTGTTTGTCCAGGCGTGTCTGCGCAACTGACTCCCTTTGTCCATGGCTCTGGATGAGCCCAACAGTCTCGATCCGAGCCTGCTGCTATCCTCCTGTTGACCCTCTCCATTTTGACCCTGGAGACGCGTTCCCACTGCCCACTGTTATGTACCTAGACTCGATGTGTCCAACAAGCTGCTCGAACCTCCTTCGTCCACCTCCGTGCGTGTGTGTCAGTCGTGCACGTGCGCTTGCGATCTGAGCTGTGAACAGGAGGTGTCGATTCCATGCGAGTGCGATAGCAATATAGTAGAAGCAAAGTCGCGAGCGTGAAGGCAGGTGGAGGCAGAAAAGTCCGGTGGCTCAATCTCCGCTTCTACTGACGCGTCGCCATCAACAAACTACTTTCCGCTCCGACGATTTCAACTCAAGCAGACGTCTCCTCGAGCTCCGAGCGCCAACCGTCCTTCGACTGCTCCATCAACTCCATCCATCATTCAGTACCTCCGACAGAAGCACGGTATCCTCCCTTCCCTCCTAGTCCATCCATTTCGCCTCCTTCTTCTCAAAACGCCTTTCCATCCTATAACAGCCACTCGCCCGGAATGACTGTACGACGACACATGTTGCAGTGCCAGAGTTGCTGAGCTTCAACTTGCGTCCGCAGCGCAACGGCAAGCAAAACTTGCGGCTGAAGTCTTTGTTCGGTGCGGGCTGCTGGACGCAGGAATTTCTTGCAGATGGTGCGTTGCATGCGAGCGCTGTTCGTGTAGTGGGGCGGGAGTTTGAATGGCAGTCTGGATCGAAGAGGCTAGCGGATGTGCTTGGTATTGTGTTGTTGATATGGAAGTGTTGGTTGCAAGAGGCGTGTGAGAATATGGCATAAGAACGATTTGGCAGGGATTGCGGCCACCGTCGCCCTAGGTCAGCATTTGAACCTCATCCTGTCTGACATCTTCCGTGGGCACAATCTCGTCTATCGCTATGCAAAGATGTCTCTCTGTGCTGTATCCATCATTCCTGCGCAACAGAGGCCGAGTGCTCATCGCCATGCTATGCTGTAGCCTCGTTGGGGTCGACCTGTACGCCCTGCAGAGAATCACTTGGATCCCAAGGTAAGGCAGCAATGTCCGGTCGTACAGCATTACGGTCGAGCCATATCTC
This genomic window from Fulvia fulva chromosome 4, complete sequence contains:
- a CDS encoding Tripeptidyl-peptidase sed1 yields the protein MYNISKATKAAKGNELGIFEEGDFYASEDLIELFATLAPYIPLTTRPKLEGVDSGFAPGVFAGGESDLDFQISYPIIYPQNSILFQTDEIFYASGLEGEGGFLNTFLDAIDGSYCTYSVFGETGNAAIDPVYPNPNPLGYQGKLQCGVYKPTNVISISYGEQEDDLPTNYLQRQCSEFMKLGMQGVSVVIASGDSGVAARSTVDNNADVM
- a CDS encoding Tripeptidyl-peptidase sed1 — its product is MSVTRSDLLSLKQWVRQGELHGSAVLPMGIGLKQPNLDNGHGHALLEELSPKLATLRHAVDAVHSWLKDAGIAAQRIGHSADKQWIQLDVKVEEAERLLKTKYYQFENAATGQSHVACDEYFPPEHVSKHVDYVTPGLNLLAGGKASNDKPLDGRKRDIEKRGLRQPELLDSNLRWKNSHRPFRTECDWLRAGELRQVHHTAMHC
- a CDS encoding Tripeptidyl-peptidase sed1; amino-acid sequence: MNNPPETVTKGGVYNVAGRGYPDVSAAGDNVVVFVDGLPELIGGTSASAPVFASVLNHINEERLAVGKKTVSFVNPTLYAHPEVFLDITVGNNSGCGTRGFYAASGWNPVTGLRTPNYSKMLDLYMGLP